From a single Anaerolineales bacterium genomic region:
- a CDS encoding alpha/beta fold hydrolase gives MFFLEDGNPQNPAIVFLHGSPLSSRMWRAQIETLKNDYYCIAPDLPGHGDSAGEKFESADHTARQVAGFILEKIPAKRAHVVGLSFGGVIAQAMLTRVPDVLYKVILSGTSGRLNPFLVKMQNLNKPLFKLLRPEQLARLVVMQFGIPLHFVDDFGQDFKKFSVESFSRMMDAYGAIEPLSEVKIPFLAVAGEKETFVAKDMARKLARSSPHGQGGIVKAAGHVWNLQFPDLFSEMLSSFINDRPLPSAISMFKK, from the coding sequence ATGTTCTTTCTGGAAGACGGAAACCCGCAAAACCCCGCCATTGTGTTCTTGCACGGATCTCCATTAAGCAGCCGCATGTGGCGGGCGCAGATCGAAACGTTGAAGAACGATTACTACTGTATTGCACCCGACCTGCCGGGTCATGGAGACAGCGCAGGTGAGAAATTCGAAAGCGCGGATCATACCGCCCGTCAGGTTGCCGGATTCATTTTGGAAAAAATCCCTGCCAAACGGGCGCATGTGGTGGGATTGTCATTTGGCGGCGTAATTGCCCAAGCCATGTTGACTCGCGTGCCCGATGTGCTGTACAAGGTTATTTTGAGCGGAACATCCGGCAGGCTTAATCCATTCTTGGTGAAAATGCAAAACCTGAACAAACCGTTGTTCAAATTGCTCAGACCGGAACAGCTTGCGAGATTGGTGGTGATGCAGTTTGGAATTCCGCTTCATTTTGTGGATGATTTCGGGCAGGATTTTAAGAAATTTTCAGTGGAAAGTTTCAGCCGTATGATGGATGCGTACGGTGCGATCGAACCTCTTTCCGAAGTCAAGATACCTTTCCTGGCTGTCGCTGGTGAAAAGGAAACTTTTGTAGCCAAAGATATGGCGCGCAAATTGGCTCGAAGTTCCCCGCATGGACAAGGCGGAATTGTCAAAGCGGCGGGTCACGTTTGGAATCTGCAATTCCCCGACCTTTTTTCGGAGATGCTTTCTTCATTCATCAATGACCGACCTCTGCCGTCTGCGATTTCCATGTTTAAGAAGTGA
- the lysS gene encoding lysine--tRNA ligase, whose translation MAEYNSLEKVRLQKLEELRAEGVEAYPTRAKRTHTSAQAIAEFEADETKEVNATLAGRLRSMRPKGKLTFAHIEDGDGKIQLFFRVNEVGADRLEFFNRMFDLGDFIEATGVMFRTKAGEVSLHVHDFKLLAKSITPLPADKDVTKEDGTVVRYATLEDPELRARQRYADLAVNPEVRETFRKRAALIKSLRTFLDDHGFLEVETPILQPLYGGAAARPFVTHHNELDQDMYLRISFELYLKRLLVGNLEKVYEIGRDFRNEGVSFKHNPEFTQLEFYWAYADYLQVMELTEQMVAYAAEQVLGTTRVKYGEHELEFKPPWKRLEMRQGILETSGIDIAEHKTAEALLKAIKEKQPSAAPDPKATRGKLIDFLLSEYLEPTLIQPTFLYNYPRDISPLAKSMPGDPLTVERFEGYVAGFELCNAFTELNDPLDQEQRFIEMGRDYEADDEEKHPLDEDYLRAMRYGMPPSGGFGMGVDRLTMVFTNKHSIREVLLFPALRKEE comes from the coding sequence ATGGCAGAATACAATTCCCTTGAAAAAGTCCGTTTGCAAAAACTGGAGGAACTCCGCGCCGAGGGCGTGGAGGCGTATCCCACACGCGCGAAGCGCACGCACACCAGCGCACAAGCCATTGCTGAATTCGAAGCCGACGAAACGAAGGAAGTCAACGCCACACTGGCGGGACGACTCCGTTCGATGCGTCCGAAAGGCAAGTTGACCTTCGCCCACATCGAAGACGGCGACGGCAAGATCCAGCTTTTCTTCCGCGTGAACGAAGTCGGTGCAGACCGTTTGGAATTCTTCAACCGCATGTTCGACCTCGGCGATTTCATCGAGGCGACGGGTGTCATGTTCCGCACCAAGGCGGGGGAAGTTTCGCTTCACGTCCACGACTTCAAACTGCTCGCCAAATCCATCACCCCTCTCCCCGCTGACAAGGATGTGACCAAGGAAGACGGCACGGTGGTGCGTTATGCCACGCTCGAAGATCCCGAATTGCGCGCGCGCCAGCGTTACGCGGATCTGGCGGTCAATCCCGAAGTCCGCGAGACGTTCCGCAAGCGCGCCGCGCTCATCAAGTCCCTGCGGACCTTCCTCGACGACCACGGCTTTCTCGAAGTGGAAACGCCCATCCTCCAGCCGTTGTATGGCGGCGCGGCGGCGCGTCCGTTCGTGACGCATCATAACGAACTCGATCAGGATATGTACCTGCGTATCTCGTTCGAGTTGTATCTTAAGCGTTTGCTGGTCGGCAATTTGGAAAAAGTTTACGAGATCGGACGCGACTTCCGCAACGAGGGTGTGTCGTTCAAACACAACCCTGAATTTACGCAGCTCGAATTCTATTGGGCATACGCGGATTATTTACAGGTGATGGAACTCACCGAGCAGATGGTCGCTTATGCCGCCGAGCAGGTGCTCGGCACGACCAGGGTCAAATACGGCGAGCATGAACTGGAGTTCAAACCGCCGTGGAAACGTCTCGAAATGCGGCAGGGCATCCTTGAAACCAGCGGCATCGACATCGCGGAGCACAAAACCGCCGAGGCGTTGCTCAAAGCCATTAAAGAGAAACAGCCGTCAGCGGCGCCTGACCCGAAAGCTACACGTGGCAAGTTGATCGATTTCCTGCTCAGTGAATATTTGGAGCCGACGCTCATCCAGCCGACCTTCCTGTATAACTATCCGCGCGATATTTCGCCGCTGGCGAAATCCATGCCCGGTGACCCGCTCACGGTGGAACGCTTCGAAGGCTATGTGGCGGGATTTGAGTTATGCAACGCCTTCACCGAGTTGAACGATCCGCTCGACCAGGAACAGCGTTTCATCGAAATGGGGCGTGACTACGAAGCGGACGACGAGGAGAAGCATCCGCTCGATGAGGATTATCTGCGTGCCATGCGCTATGGCATGCCTCCCAGCGGTGGTTTTGGCATGGGCGTGGATCGGTTGACCATGGTCTTCACGAACAAACATTCCATCCGTGAGGTGCTGTTGTTCCCGGCGTTGAGGAAAGAAGAATAG
- the greA gene encoding transcription elongation factor GreA, whose amino-acid sequence MTTNFLTKEGFEKLQEELDYLRTTKRLEVAERLHEAMEGGELIENAEYEAAKNEQAFVEGRIQELELLLATAQIIEETNGKGKKTDAIQVGSKVTIKEGNFEAETFVIVGAAEANPREGKISNESPIGKAILGHKVGETVKVETPGGTYNVKILKVG is encoded by the coding sequence ATGACAACCAATTTCCTTACCAAAGAGGGTTTTGAAAAGTTACAAGAGGAACTGGATTACTTGCGTACCACCAAACGGCTGGAAGTTGCCGAACGCTTGCACGAAGCGATGGAGGGTGGTGAGTTGATCGAGAATGCCGAATACGAAGCCGCCAAGAATGAGCAGGCTTTTGTTGAGGGGCGCATTCAGGAACTTGAACTTTTGCTCGCCACCGCCCAGATCATCGAAGAGACCAATGGCAAGGGCAAAAAGACCGATGCCATTCAGGTCGGCTCGAAGGTCACCATCAAGGAAGGTAATTTCGAAGCGGAAACCTTTGTCATCGTCGGCGCGGCGGAAGCCAATCCGCGCGAAGGCAAGATTTCCAACGAATCGCCGATCGGCAAAGCCATCCTTGGTCACAAGGTCGGTGAGACGGTGAAAGTCGAAACCCCCGGCGGCACGTACAACGTAAAGATCCTCAAGGTCGGCTAG
- a CDS encoding PIG-L family deacetylase, which produces MRWIYLSPHLDDAALSAGGWIYDQTRAGNPVEIWTIMCGVPPTTELSPFAQVLHYQWGMTTAEEVVRGRRREDANAAKILGATIHHFDFLDCIYRQGKDGKWLYGDIFVEPHPDEADLPVRIAETISARLKPDDELICQFGIGKHVDHILARRAAELIGRPLRYAADIPYLFNSPEHLPPNTAGMKETVERVSEAGVRSWQEAVEAYESQIAALFETSEEMREKIRRYWAESGGIRFWSPV; this is translated from the coding sequence ATGCGCTGGATCTACCTTTCCCCCCACCTTGACGACGCCGCGCTCTCCGCTGGCGGCTGGATCTACGACCAAACCCGGGCAGGCAACCCCGTCGAGATCTGGACGATCATGTGCGGCGTGCCGCCGACCACCGAACTTTCACCGTTCGCGCAAGTGCTTCACTATCAGTGGGGCATGACCACCGCGGAGGAGGTCGTTCGTGGAAGAAGGCGGGAGGACGCGAACGCCGCAAAAATTCTCGGCGCGACCATTCACCATTTTGACTTTCTCGATTGCATCTATCGTCAAGGCAAAGATGGGAAGTGGCTGTACGGTGACATCTTCGTGGAGCCTCACCCCGACGAAGCGGATCTGCCCGTCCGCATTGCAGAAACCATCTCCGCCCGCCTCAAACCGGACGATGAACTGATCTGTCAATTCGGCATTGGCAAACACGTGGACCATATCCTCGCCCGCCGCGCCGCGGAGTTGATCGGTCGCCCCTTGCGTTACGCCGCTGATATTCCCTATCTGTTCAACTCGCCTGAACACCTGCCCCCGAACACGGCTGGGATGAAGGAAACGGTCGAACGGGTCAGCGAGGCAGGTGTCCGGTCCTGGCAGGAGGCGGTTGAAGCCTACGAATCCCAGATCGCCGCCCTGTTCGAGACGTCCGAGGAAATGCGAGAGAAAATCCGCCGATATTGGGCAGAATCGGGCGGAATCCGCTTTTGGAGCCCTGTCTAG
- a CDS encoding PilZ domain-containing protein, producing the protein MRERRKQERKNLMAYTQVFDLYGGFLLGYLADLTQHGAMVISEVPQRRDTEITLAFEIPELPNVSTSRMTLPARVVWCEHDISPQFFNVGFEFKEVSDQQKSLIETIIKEYEFRRDTPK; encoded by the coding sequence ATGAGAGAGCGACGCAAGCAGGAACGAAAAAATCTGATGGCATACACACAGGTTTTCGACCTGTATGGCGGCTTTTTGCTTGGCTATCTCGCAGACCTGACCCAGCACGGCGCCATGGTCATCAGCGAAGTTCCGCAGCGGCGGGATACAGAGATCACACTTGCCTTCGAAATTCCGGAACTGCCAAATGTCAGCACGTCCCGCATGACGCTGCCCGCGCGCGTGGTATGGTGCGAACATGACATCAGTCCGCAGTTCTTCAACGTGGGATTTGAATTCAAAGAAGTGTCGGACCAGCAAAAATCTTTGATCGAAACCATTATCAAGGAATATGAATTCCGGCGGGACACGCCAAAATAG
- a CDS encoding zinc-binding alcohol dehydrogenase, producing the protein MQTAKTLFFTAPKQVEVRETLLPPPKADEVLVKTICSAVSAGTEMLVYRGQFPQLTDAHDAISSELKYPLAYGYACAGKVVEIGEKVDKKWENRLVFCFQPHTSHFVSKTDALFSIPPSVSPENACFLPNMETAVNLVQDGAPIVGERVLVLGQGVVGLLTASLLSEFPLERLVTTDRFELRREASGKINKITSLNISEIQEPSFAYAQNKFDLTFELTGSPSALNDAIKHTAFSGRIIIGSWYGQKQAEIDLGGSFHRSRIKLIASQVSTISPELSGRWDKARRFEVAWDALERIQPEKWITHRFSIDDAEKAYQLLDENPQEAIQILISL; encoded by the coding sequence ATGCAAACCGCGAAGACGCTTTTCTTTACAGCGCCAAAACAAGTGGAGGTCCGCGAGACGCTTCTCCCCCCGCCGAAAGCGGATGAGGTGCTCGTGAAGACCATCTGCTCCGCTGTCAGCGCCGGGACGGAGATGCTGGTGTATCGCGGTCAGTTCCCGCAGTTGACCGATGCGCACGACGCGATCAGCAGTGAGTTGAAATATCCGCTGGCATATGGATACGCATGTGCGGGAAAAGTGGTGGAAATCGGGGAGAAAGTGGATAAAAAGTGGGAAAACCGGCTCGTATTTTGCTTTCAACCGCATACGTCCCATTTTGTTTCAAAAACCGATGCTTTATTTTCCATTCCACCATCCGTATCACCAGAAAATGCCTGTTTCCTGCCGAACATGGAAACGGCGGTAAATCTTGTCCAAGACGGCGCTCCCATTGTAGGCGAGCGCGTTTTGGTTCTGGGGCAGGGAGTGGTTGGTTTGCTGACCGCTTCGCTGTTGAGCGAGTTTCCGCTGGAGAGGCTGGTCACTACGGATCGATTCGAATTGAGGCGCGAGGCATCGGGTAAGATAAATAAAATCACGAGTCTCAATATTTCAGAGATTCAAGAACCCTCGTTTGCCTACGCGCAAAATAAATTCGACTTGACCTTTGAGTTGACCGGTTCCCCGTCCGCGTTGAACGATGCCATTAAACACACAGCCTTCAGCGGACGGATCATCATCGGTTCTTGGTATGGACAAAAACAGGCGGAGATCGACCTCGGCGGTTCATTTCACCGTTCGCGCATAAAATTGATCGCTTCGCAGGTCAGTACTATTTCGCCAGAGTTAAGCGGACGCTGGGACAAGGCTCGCAGGTTTGAGGTCGCGTGGGATGCGCTGGAAAGGATCCAGCCTGAGAAGTGGATCACGCATCGCTTTTCGATCGATGATGCGGAGAAGGCATATCAACTGCTGGATGAGAATCCGCAGGAGGCGATACAGATTTTAATTTCCTTATAA
- a CDS encoding RDD family protein, whose amino-acid sequence MFVGFWKRLQAFLWDYLIILGYIAVLTFVLWLARAPEWLFTNRVGAQLSGILTLTLPVTLYFSFFESSIKQATWGKSRLGLMVADKDGHRIQFGRAFARAALKFIPWEIAHTLIWQVNYLPETDPLWINTGFALVYVLIGINIASLFMTKKRQTIYDLITDTYILDAKRAIT is encoded by the coding sequence ATGTTTGTTGGTTTTTGGAAAAGGCTTCAAGCCTTTCTTTGGGATTATCTGATCATCCTCGGTTATATTGCGGTCCTGACCTTCGTTTTATGGCTGGCGCGCGCGCCGGAATGGCTGTTCACAAACCGCGTTGGAGCGCAGCTATCAGGCATTCTGACCTTAACTCTTCCTGTGACGCTGTATTTTTCCTTCTTTGAATCATCAATAAAACAAGCCACCTGGGGAAAATCCCGACTGGGATTGATGGTGGCGGACAAGGATGGACACCGCATCCAATTCGGGAGAGCATTTGCACGCGCCGCGCTTAAGTTCATTCCCTGGGAGATTGCGCATACGCTTATTTGGCAGGTCAATTATCTTCCTGAAACCGATCCTTTATGGATTAATACAGGATTCGCGCTGGTATATGTGCTGATCGGAATAAACATCGCCAGTCTTTTTATGACCAAGAAACGCCAAACGATCTATGATTTGATCACCGATACTTATATCCTTGACGCCAAACGAGCAATCACATGA
- a CDS encoding 2-phosphosulfolactate phosphatase, whose amino-acid sequence MKFNRLTLDNCHTATGIVLIIDVLRAFSTAAYAFSRGAKEIRLVSGVQEALDLKSQIPGAKAMGEVGGLPPEGFDFGNSPTRILEHDLTGVTLVQRTGAGTQGAVRSVNAEVMLATSFVVAQATMDYVLRLNPGEITFVITGGMGNDEDVACADFLEKQVTGQETEAQEYIRRVYASRDALEHMPDHPQFPKADLDYCSRIDAFDFAMPIVRENGNLIMKPSRSDHVI is encoded by the coding sequence ATGAAATTCAACCGCCTCACTCTCGATAATTGTCACACCGCCACGGGCATCGTCCTCATCATTGACGTTCTGCGCGCGTTCTCGACCGCGGCATATGCCTTCTCGCGCGGCGCGAAGGAAATCCGGCTTGTCAGCGGCGTGCAGGAAGCGCTTGACTTGAAATCTCAAATCCCCGGTGCAAAGGCGATGGGCGAAGTGGGCGGGCTGCCACCGGAAGGATTCGACTTCGGCAACTCCCCCACCCGCATTCTGGAGCACGACCTGACGGGTGTTACACTGGTTCAGCGCACAGGCGCAGGGACGCAGGGCGCGGTGCGCAGCGTCAATGCCGAGGTGATGCTGGCGACGAGTTTCGTCGTCGCACAGGCAACGATGGATTATGTTTTGCGGTTGAATCCCGGCGAAATCACCTTCGTCATCACGGGTGGGATGGGAAATGATGAAGATGTAGCCTGTGCCGACTTTTTGGAGAAACAGGTTACGGGTCAAGAAACAGAGGCGCAGGAATATATCCGCCGCGTATACGCTTCACGCGATGCACTCGAGCACATGCCCGACCATCCGCAGTTTCCAAAAGCCGATCTGGATTATTGCTCACGCATCGACGCCTTCGATTTCGCCATGCCGATCGTGCGCGAGAATGGGAATTTAATCATGAAACCATCAAGGAGCGATCATGTCATTTGA
- a CDS encoding potassium/proton antiporter has protein sequence MSFELTLIIAAGLLLISVLVSKISDSSGIPALLLFLSLGMLAGSDGLGLIYFDDPELAQFIGIVALNLILFAGGLDTDWKDVRPILKHGAALSTFGVFITALVVGITAQYLLGITLFQGLLLGAIVSSTDAAAVFSILRSKSLGLKGKLRPLLEFESGSNDPMAVFLTIGMIQLITQPEAQIIDLFGSFVLQMVVGALCGLLFGKLLVFLANRIQLGFDGLYPVLTLSIVFLTYSATTMLYGNGFLAVYIAGIVAGHQDFLHRRSVIRFHDGMAWLMQITMFLALGLLVFPAEIPPIITTGMLIAVSLIFLARPISVFLMLLPTKYTIREKLFISWVGLRGAVPVILATFPLTAGIEQADVIFNIIFFVVLTSALIQGASIPYVAKWLKVDLPVTKKPVYPIEFNPVSGFKSELKELTIPPASYMEGKTIVELNLPQEFLIILIARENEFILPSGGITLQAGDTLIVLSDRDSLALVEFNMKKSIQKNSRS, from the coding sequence ATGTCATTTGAATTGACTCTGATCATAGCAGCGGGACTTCTGCTCATTAGTGTGCTTGTCAGCAAGATCTCAGACAGTTCCGGTATACCTGCGCTTTTACTTTTTCTCAGTTTGGGAATGCTGGCTGGGTCTGACGGACTTGGTCTGATCTATTTCGACGACCCGGAATTGGCTCAATTCATCGGCATCGTTGCGCTGAACCTGATCCTGTTCGCGGGCGGGTTAGATACCGACTGGAAGGATGTGCGCCCAATACTCAAGCATGGGGCTGCACTTTCCACCTTCGGCGTTTTTATCACTGCCCTAGTCGTGGGAATCACAGCGCAATATCTCTTGGGCATCACGCTGTTCCAGGGACTCTTACTGGGCGCCATTGTTTCCTCCACCGATGCGGCGGCGGTATTTTCGATCTTACGTTCAAAGAGTTTGGGGCTGAAAGGGAAACTGCGTCCGCTGCTCGAATTCGAATCGGGAAGCAACGATCCCATGGCGGTCTTTTTAACCATTGGCATGATCCAACTGATCACGCAACCCGAAGCACAGATCATCGATCTTTTCGGTTCATTCGTCTTGCAAATGGTGGTCGGCGCTCTATGCGGACTTCTTTTCGGCAAGCTCCTGGTCTTCCTTGCCAACCGTATCCAACTCGGCTTTGACGGCTTGTATCCCGTCCTGACCCTCTCGATCGTGTTCCTGACTTACAGCGCCACAACCATGTTATACGGAAATGGATTTCTCGCCGTCTACATTGCAGGGATCGTCGCCGGGCATCAGGATTTTTTGCACCGCCGCAGTGTCATTCGCTTTCACGACGGGATGGCATGGCTGATGCAGATCACCATGTTCCTTGCACTCGGACTGCTGGTCTTTCCTGCGGAAATCCCGCCGATCATCACTACGGGAATGCTGATCGCTGTCTCTTTGATCTTTCTCGCCCGCCCGATCAGCGTCTTCCTCATGCTCCTGCCGACAAAGTACACGATCAGAGAAAAACTTTTTATTTCCTGGGTGGGTCTGCGCGGCGCGGTTCCGGTCATTCTCGCAACATTTCCCCTCACCGCCGGAATTGAACAAGCGGATGTGATCTTCAATATCATCTTCTTCGTTGTATTGACATCCGCATTAATACAAGGCGCTTCCATCCCATATGTTGCCAAATGGTTGAAGGTGGATTTACCTGTAACAAAGAAACCTGTCTATCCGATAGAGTTTAACCCGGTCAGCGGATTTAAGAGCGAATTAAAGGAGTTGACCATCCCGCCAGCCTCTTACATGGAGGGGAAAACCATCGTGGAGTTGAATCTCCCGCAGGAATTTCTCATCATCCTGATCGCGCGTGAGAACGAATTCATCCTGCCCAGCGGCGGGATCACCCTTCAGGCAGGAGATACGCTGATCGTACTTTCGGACAGGGATTCGCTCGCTCTTGTCGAATTCAATATGAAAAAGTCAATACAAAAGAACAGCCGTTCATAA
- a CDS encoding 6-carboxytetrahydropterin synthase produces MYTLGVRREFIARHFLIGGDWGPENFPNSHHYILELQLEGVDLDQHGYLVDIVNVETHLDDVVGYYREQMLNEKPEFAGLNPSIEHFARILATTLNEKITAKNITGLKVVLWENDSAWAAYRVDR; encoded by the coding sequence ATGTACACACTCGGAGTTCGGCGGGAATTCATCGCGCGTCACTTCCTGATCGGCGGGGATTGGGGTCCCGAAAATTTTCCCAACTCACATCACTACATTTTGGAATTGCAACTCGAAGGAGTTGATCTCGACCAGCATGGCTACCTCGTGGATATCGTGAACGTGGAAACACATCTCGATGATGTGGTCGGCTATTACAGGGAGCAAATGCTCAACGAAAAGCCCGAATTTGCGGGGCTGAACCCGTCCATTGAGCATTTCGCGCGGATCCTGGCAACGACCCTCAATGAAAAGATAACAGCAAAAAACATCACAGGCTTGAAAGTGGTCTTGTGGGAGAACGATTCCGCGTGGGCGGCATATCGGGTTGACCGTTAA
- a CDS encoding glycosyltransferase family 4 protein, with translation MKIGLVIYGSLDTLSGGYMYDRRLVDYLRAQGDMVEIISLPWRNYASHLIDNFSFKLPANLDILIQDELNHPSLITANRYPPPYPIISLVHHLRYSELRPKWQNAFYRIIEKKYLQSVDGFIFNSQTTRNVVNGLTNHDKPFVVAYPPTDRFGNAISEKEIQQRSKKKELRILFLGNLIERKGLHTLLEAIRSLPHSNFQLDIVGSLTSEPKYVKQIQEFITKNHLSSFIFLHSSLNNQPLIDKLKSAHVLVVPSSYEGFGIVYLEGMCFGLPAIGTTSGAAGEIIEDGVTGYLIQPGDAQGLANRLEVLNERRDLLVQMSLAARNRYLRQPKWDETASQIREFLRSFL, from the coding sequence ATGAAAATTGGTCTGGTCATATACGGCTCGCTCGATACACTCAGCGGCGGGTACATGTACGACCGCAGGCTGGTGGACTATCTCCGCGCACAAGGCGATATGGTGGAGATCATCTCGCTTCCCTGGCGAAATTACGCATCCCACTTAATTGATAACTTCTCATTCAAATTACCCGCCAATCTTGACATACTCATTCAGGATGAACTCAATCATCCTTCGCTCATCACCGCGAATCGATATCCGCCCCCCTATCCCATCATCAGCCTGGTCCATCATTTGCGGTATTCCGAACTGCGCCCGAAGTGGCAGAATGCGTTCTACCGCATCATCGAAAAGAAATATCTACAAAGCGTGGATGGCTTCATCTTCAACTCGCAAACAACAAGAAATGTGGTTAATGGATTGACGAATCATGATAAGCCGTTCGTAGTTGCATATCCACCAACGGATAGGTTTGGGAATGCAATTTCGGAAAAGGAAATACAGCAAAGAAGTAAAAAGAAAGAATTACGAATCCTTTTTCTCGGCAATCTTATCGAACGCAAAGGGCTTCACACATTGCTCGAAGCCATCCGCAGTCTTCCACATTCCAATTTCCAGCTTGACATCGTTGGTTCATTAACATCCGAACCAAAATATGTAAAACAAATCCAGGAATTCATCACAAAGAATCATCTTTCCTCGTTCATCTTTCTTCATAGCTCACTCAACAACCAGCCGCTCATTGACAAACTAAAATCCGCCCATGTCCTCGTCGTGCCATCCTCCTATGAGGGCTTCGGGATTGTCTACCTCGAGGGGATGTGTTTCGGGCTTCCCGCCATCGGCACGACATCTGGCGCGGCGGGTGAGATCATCGAGGACGGCGTCACGGGATACCTGATCCAGCCGGGAGATGCTCAGGGATTGGCGAACAGGCTTGAGGTCCTGAATGAGAGGCGCGACCTTCTCGTCCAGATGAGTCTCGCGGCACGGAACCGCTATCTGCGTCAGCCAAAATGGGACGAGACCGCAAGTCAGATTCGGGAATTTCTGCGTTCGTTTTTGTGA
- a CDS encoding YiiX/YebB-like N1pC/P60 family cysteine hydrolase, which yields MIYTYQINGMPVQTGDIICTMNGKPDILPGEFWRLIGRLVPGDVDHVAIYVGPDGRCVEAGARGVISFDVPRGEWNTELMARQRGLLFDTFYGVVSPLDVLGFSSDEEIHMRTAIASYALAQIGKPYNLNFLNAEREDAFYCSQLAYKAYQRVGIDLNTGLAMEQLPGTNYIIYPQEIWEGFSHRQSRMQFAVAPA from the coding sequence ATGATCTACACGTACCAAATCAATGGCATGCCCGTGCAAACGGGTGACATTATCTGCACGATGAACGGAAAACCCGACATTCTGCCCGGGGAGTTTTGGCGTTTGATCGGGCGGCTTGTGCCCGGCGACGTGGACCATGTTGCGATCTATGTCGGTCCTGATGGACGCTGTGTGGAAGCGGGCGCACGCGGCGTGATCTCGTTCGATGTGCCGCGCGGCGAATGGAATACGGAACTCATGGCGCGTCAACGCGGACTTTTGTTCGACACATTTTATGGAGTGGTTTCGCCGCTGGATGTTCTGGGCTTTTCAAGCGATGAAGAAATACACATGCGCACCGCCATCGCTTCCTACGCGCTTGCACAGATCGGCAAGCCATACAACCTTAACTTTTTGAACGCCGAGCGGGAGGACGCTTTTTATTGCAGTCAACTCGCCTACAAGGCGTATCAGCGCGTGGGCATCGATTTGAACACCGGGCTTGCAATGGAGCAATTGCCCGGCACGAACTACATCATTTATCCGCAGGAGATTTGGGAAGGCTTTTCTCACAGACAAAGCCGAATGCAGTTTGCCGTGGCGCCTGCATAA
- a CDS encoding DMT family transporter: MRRIIGILLIAISAASFGTLAIFGRFAYADGMDIFTVLFLRFGFSAAFMTVILLLRKEPFPRGQILAQLVGMGALGYVGQSFSYLTAIQYASAGLVALLLYLYPIFVAILSTIFLHEKLTRVKITALVIAFIGTLLTVGPAGGQLTGILLAVAAALIYSIYIIVGTNVMKHVSAVQSSTVIFASAGAVYGLLTFVNGATFPASNAGWMAVLGLVVVSTIIPVVTFLAGLERIGPTNAAMLSTLEPVVTVLLAAWLFGETLLPIVLLGGGLILAAVVILTRAELQSKDISGI; encoded by the coding sequence ATGAGACGCATCATCGGCATCCTGCTCATCGCCATCTCCGCCGCCTCGTTCGGGACACTCGCCATCTTCGGCAGGTTCGCCTACGCAGACGGCATGGACATTTTCACCGTCCTCTTTCTGCGATTCGGATTCTCCGCCGCGTTCATGACCGTGATCCTGCTCCTGCGCAAGGAACCTTTTCCACGCGGACAGATTCTCGCACAACTCGTCGGCATGGGCGCGCTGGGCTACGTCGGTCAATCGTTCTCGTACCTGACCGCCATCCAATACGCCTCGGCAGGACTGGTCGCGCTGCTGCTTTATCTCTATCCCATCTTCGTTGCGATTCTATCCACCATCTTCCTGCACGAAAAACTGACCCGCGTGAAGATCACCGCGCTGGTCATCGCGTTCATTGGAACTTTGCTCACCGTCGGTCCCGCCGGCGGACAACTCACCGGCATCTTGCTTGCCGTTGCCGCCGCACTGATCTACTCCATCTATATCATCGTCGGCACGAACGTGATGAAGCATGTGTCGGCGGTGCAATCTTCGACAGTCATCTTCGCTTCGGCTGGCGCAGTGTACGGACTGCTGACCTTCGTCAACGGCGCAACTTTTCCTGCCAGCAATGCAGGTTGGATGGCGGTTTTGGGTCTCGTGGTCGTCTCCACCATCATCCCCGTCGTCACCTTCCTGGCAGGCTTGGAGCGGATCGGTCCCACCAATGCGGCGATGCTCTCCACGCTGGAGCCTGTCGTCACGGTGCTGCTCGCAGCGTGGTTGTTTGGCGAAACCCTGCTCCCCATCGTCCTGCTCGGCGGCGGGTTGATCCTGGCGGCTGTTGTGATTTTGACACGGGCAGAATTGCAGTCAAAAGACATATCGGGGATATAA